A single genomic interval of Bradyrhizobium sp. sBnM-33 harbors:
- a CDS encoding Zn-ribbon domain-containing OB-fold protein — MTDKLADWTKGAEAIVYQSCDACGKAQYFHRSFCAACGAPDPVEKRASGIATVYATSLVCRAATPETRAHVPYNIVLVDAEEGFRMMAHGTNDLAIGDSVTASYRPFAGKLVPYFEKTK; from the coding sequence ATGACCGACAAGCTCGCCGACTGGACCAAGGGCGCCGAGGCCATCGTCTATCAATCCTGCGATGCCTGCGGGAAGGCGCAGTATTTCCACCGCAGCTTCTGCGCCGCTTGCGGTGCACCTGATCCGGTAGAGAAGCGGGCCAGCGGCATAGCGACGGTGTATGCGACCTCACTCGTCTGCCGTGCCGCGACGCCGGAAACCCGCGCCCACGTTCCCTACAATATTGTGCTGGTCGATGCGGAAGAGGGCTTTCGCATGATGGCCCATGGCACCAACGATCTCGCCATCGGCGATTCCGTTACCGCAAGCTATCGGCCGTTTGCCGGAAAACTGGTCCCGTACTTCGAGAAAACGAAATGA
- the glsA gene encoding glutaminase A, translating into MKPLPLPFTAGPATWTSSKPPLLRFLHACHAEFTSETGGAVADYIPELGKADPAHFGISLATLDGHVYEVGDTKIPFTIQSMSKPFVFALALDTLGAAQVESVIGVEPSGDPFNSIRLNAENHPFNPMVNAGAISCSGLIHEAKGEAAFEYIRQALDRFAGRELDVDDAVYASESATGDRNRAIGYLLRTNAVIKENVAAVLEVYFRQCAILVTARDIAVMAATLANRGINPVTGEQVMSAYAISRTLSVMTSSGMYDYAGEWIYRIGIPAKSGVGGGILAALPARLGLGSYSPRLDKHGNSVRGIKVCEALSSHYDLHMLNRSDDARTSIIADYDIGNSPSRRVRRAQEQSILAAHHQEVRVIELVGTLSFSNVDYVSRQLAARPRPQLVIFDLRRVTAMTRAGARLLAEEFRELAAHHVTVILSGIRRSSPDWKMIAEWTEGLNNIRNYYLLDAAIEWAEDQLVYRYGGAIDFFEATELSEQSLLAGLTEDELADLTSSASIRTYQTGEKIVSAGDPAASLFFLRSGAVHVTLPDGVRLATLTAGMPFGEMALLEPHRSADVLADVAATAYEIPLRDLERFRQQHPRAGERIMRNLAQLLADRLILANAKLDLLTSG; encoded by the coding sequence ATGAAACCATTGCCTCTTCCGTTCACGGCAGGCCCCGCGACCTGGACCAGCTCGAAGCCGCCCTTGCTGCGGTTCCTGCACGCGTGCCACGCCGAATTCACCTCTGAGACCGGCGGGGCGGTCGCCGATTACATCCCCGAGCTGGGCAAAGCCGATCCTGCCCATTTTGGCATCAGCCTCGCCACCCTCGACGGCCATGTCTACGAGGTCGGCGACACGAAGATCCCCTTCACCATTCAGTCGATGTCAAAGCCCTTCGTGTTCGCGCTGGCGCTCGACACGCTGGGGGCGGCGCAGGTCGAAAGCGTCATCGGCGTCGAGCCCTCGGGCGATCCCTTCAACTCGATTCGCCTCAACGCCGAGAACCATCCCTTCAACCCCATGGTCAATGCCGGTGCGATCTCCTGCTCCGGCCTGATCCACGAGGCCAAGGGCGAGGCGGCATTCGAATACATCAGGCAGGCGCTGGACCGGTTTGCCGGGCGCGAACTCGACGTCGACGATGCCGTCTATGCCTCCGAAAGCGCGACCGGCGACCGCAACCGGGCGATCGGCTATCTCCTGCGCACCAACGCGGTAATCAAGGAGAACGTGGCCGCCGTGCTGGAGGTCTATTTCCGGCAATGCGCCATCCTGGTGACGGCGCGCGATATCGCGGTGATGGCGGCGACGCTGGCCAACCGCGGCATCAACCCCGTGACAGGCGAGCAGGTGATGAGCGCCTACGCCATCTCGCGCACGCTTTCCGTGATGACGAGCTCCGGCATGTATGATTATGCGGGAGAATGGATCTATCGGATCGGCATCCCCGCCAAGAGCGGCGTCGGCGGCGGCATCCTCGCAGCGCTCCCCGCGCGGCTCGGGCTCGGCAGCTATTCGCCAAGGCTCGACAAGCACGGCAACAGCGTGCGCGGCATCAAGGTCTGCGAGGCGCTGTCCTCGCATTACGATCTGCATATGCTCAACCGCAGCGACGATGCGCGCACCAGCATCATCGCCGACTACGACATCGGCAACAGCCCCTCGCGGCGCGTGCGGCGCGCGCAGGAACAGAGCATCCTGGCCGCCCATCACCAGGAGGTCCGCGTGATCGAGCTGGTCGGGACGCTGTCGTTTTCAAACGTTGACTACGTCTCGCGCCAGCTTGCGGCCAGGCCGCGCCCGCAACTGGTCATTTTCGACCTGCGCCGCGTCACCGCCATGACTCGCGCCGGCGCCCGCCTGCTTGCCGAGGAATTCCGCGAGCTCGCCGCGCACCACGTCACGGTGATTCTGTCCGGCATCCGGCGCTCGTCGCCGGACTGGAAAATGATCGCGGAATGGACGGAAGGACTGAACAATATCCGCAACTACTATCTGCTGGATGCCGCGATCGAATGGGCGGAGGACCAGCTCGTCTATCGCTACGGCGGCGCCATCGACTTCTTCGAGGCGACCGAGCTTTCCGAGCAATCGCTGCTGGCGGGGCTGACGGAAGACGAACTGGCCGATCTCACGTCGTCTGCGTCAATCCGGACCTATCAAACCGGCGAGAAGATCGTCTCCGCCGGCGATCCCGCCGCATCGCTGTTCTTTCTGCGGAGCGGTGCAGTCCACGTTACCCTGCCCGACGGCGTCAGGCTGGCGACATTGACGGCAGGAATGCCCTTCGGTGAAATGGCGCTGCTGGAGCCGCACCGTTCGGCCGACGTGCTGGCCGACGTGGCCGCGACTGCTTACGAGATTCCGCTGCGCGATCTCGAACGTTTCCGGCAACAGCACCCGCGCGCCGGCGAGCGCATCATGCGCAATCTCGCGCAATTGCTGGCCGATCGACTGATCCTCGCCAATGCCAAACTGGACCTGCTGACGTCGGGTTAG
- a CDS encoding thiolase family protein, with the protein MSFITGVGLTSYGKHEGSSSLDLMSKAAELAIADAGLKRSEIDGILCGYSTVSPHIMLATVFAEHFGIQPSYAHAVQVGGATGLAMAMLAHHLVDAGVAKDVLVVGGENRLTGQSRDASIQALAQVGHPDYEVPLGPTIPAYYGLVASRYMHEYGVTQEDLAEFAVLMRAHALTHPGAQFHEPITVDDVMASKPVAMPLKLLDCCPVSDGGAAFVISRERTGATGIRVRGCAQAHTHQHVTAAPALSELGAEIAIAKAKAASGLAISDVRYAAVYDSFTITLAMLLEDLGLAGRGEAAARVRAGHFGRDGAMPLNTHGGLLSYGHCGVGGAMAHLVETHLQMTERAGPRQVRDASIALLHGDGGVLSSHVSIFLERVR; encoded by the coding sequence ATGAGCTTCATCACCGGCGTCGGGCTGACATCCTACGGCAAGCACGAAGGCTCGTCCTCGCTTGATCTCATGAGCAAGGCGGCCGAGCTCGCCATCGCCGACGCCGGGCTGAAGCGATCCGAGATCGACGGCATTCTTTGCGGCTATTCGACAGTCTCGCCGCACATCATGCTCGCAACCGTGTTCGCCGAGCATTTTGGAATTCAGCCGTCCTACGCGCACGCCGTGCAAGTCGGCGGCGCCACCGGCCTTGCCATGGCCATGCTGGCGCATCATCTGGTCGATGCGGGCGTCGCAAAGGATGTGCTTGTTGTCGGCGGCGAGAACCGTCTCACCGGTCAGAGCCGCGACGCCTCGATCCAGGCTTTGGCGCAGGTCGGCCACCCCGACTACGAGGTGCCGCTGGGGCCGACGATCCCGGCCTACTACGGCCTCGTCGCCTCGCGCTACATGCATGAATATGGCGTCACCCAGGAAGATCTCGCCGAATTCGCGGTTCTGATGCGTGCCCACGCCCTGACTCATCCCGGCGCGCAGTTCCACGAACCGATCACGGTCGATGACGTGATGGCCTCAAAGCCGGTCGCGATGCCGCTGAAGCTGCTGGATTGCTGCCCGGTGTCCGACGGCGGCGCCGCCTTCGTGATCAGCCGCGAGCGCACTGGTGCAACCGGCATTCGTGTGCGCGGCTGCGCGCAGGCGCATACCCATCAGCACGTCACGGCAGCTCCCGCTTTAAGCGAACTCGGCGCCGAGATTGCGATCGCCAAGGCCAAAGCCGCATCCGGTCTCGCGATCTCGGATGTACGCTACGCGGCGGTCTATGACAGCTTCACCATTACGCTGGCGATGCTGCTGGAAGATCTCGGCCTTGCCGGGCGCGGCGAGGCGGCGGCGCGGGTGCGGGCAGGGCATTTCGGTCGCGACGGCGCCATGCCGCTCAACACCCATGGTGGTCTCTTGAGCTATGGCCATTGCGGCGTCGGCGGTGCGATGGCGCATCTCGTCGAGACGCATCTGCAGATGACAGAACGTGCCGGTCCCCGGCAGGTTCGCGACGCCTCGATCGCGCTGCTGCATGGCGATGGCGGCGTGCTGTCGTCACATGTCAGCATATTCCTGGAGCGGGTAAGATGA
- a CDS encoding acyl-CoA dehydrogenase family protein, with the protein MDFALSANQESIRDAVGKICSRFDDAYWLKKDKEGGYPADFHRALADAGWLGICIPEEYGGSGLGITDAAIMMRTISESGAGMSGASAVHMNVFGLNPVVVFGTKEQCTRMLPPIIDGRDKSCFAVTEPNTGLNTTQLKTRAVRKSDKYVVNGQKVWISTAQVANKILLLARTTPLEEVKNPTHGLSLFYTDFDKQRVTVHEIEKMGRKPVDSNELFFENFEIPVEDRLGEEGRGFEYILHGMNPERILIAAEAVGLGQVALSRAAAYAKNRIVFNRPIGMNQGIQHPLAKNWMELEAAWLMVLSAGWQYDQGMQCGPAANAAKYLAAEAGFHACEQAVMTHGGFGYAKEYHVERYFRESLIPRIAPISPQLILSFIAEKVLGLPKSY; encoded by the coding sequence ATGGATTTCGCGCTATCCGCCAACCAGGAATCGATCCGTGACGCAGTCGGCAAAATCTGTTCGCGCTTCGACGATGCCTATTGGCTGAAGAAGGACAAGGAGGGCGGCTACCCCGCCGATTTCCACCGCGCGCTGGCGGATGCCGGCTGGCTCGGCATCTGCATTCCCGAAGAATATGGCGGGTCGGGGTTAGGCATCACTGACGCCGCGATCATGATGCGGACCATTTCGGAATCGGGCGCCGGCATGTCGGGTGCATCCGCCGTGCACATGAACGTGTTCGGGCTCAATCCCGTGGTCGTATTCGGCACCAAGGAGCAATGCACACGCATGCTGCCGCCGATCATCGATGGCCGCGACAAATCCTGTTTTGCAGTGACAGAACCCAACACCGGACTGAACACCACGCAGTTGAAAACCCGGGCGGTGCGCAAGAGCGACAAATATGTCGTCAACGGGCAAAAAGTCTGGATTTCCACCGCGCAGGTTGCCAACAAGATCTTGCTCTTGGCGCGCACCACGCCGCTGGAAGAGGTGAAGAACCCGACCCATGGCCTGAGCCTGTTCTACACGGATTTCGACAAGCAGCGCGTCACCGTGCACGAGATCGAGAAGATGGGCCGCAAGCCCGTCGATTCCAACGAGCTGTTTTTCGAGAATTTCGAAATTCCGGTCGAGGACCGCCTCGGCGAAGAGGGCCGTGGCTTCGAATACATCCTGCACGGCATGAACCCCGAGCGCATCCTAATTGCAGCGGAGGCGGTCGGGCTGGGGCAGGTCGCGCTGTCGCGGGCCGCGGCCTATGCGAAGAACCGTATCGTGTTTAACCGTCCGATCGGCATGAACCAGGGCATCCAGCACCCCCTGGCGAAGAACTGGATGGAGCTGGAAGCTGCGTGGCTGATGGTGCTCTCGGCCGGCTGGCAATACGATCAGGGCATGCAGTGCGGACCGGCCGCCAACGCCGCGAAATATCTCGCCGCCGAAGCCGGCTTCCACGCCTGCGAGCAGGCGGTGATGACCCACGGCGGTTTCGGTTACGCCAAGGAATATCACGTCGAGCGCTATTTCCGGGAATCGCTGATCCCGCGCATCGCGCCGATCAGCCCGCAGCTCATTCTCAGCTTCATCGCCGAGAAGGTGCTGGGACTGCCGAAGTCGTATTGA
- a CDS encoding Tex family protein, translating into MANINRQIAQELGVREEQIAATVELLDGGATVPFVARYRKEVTGGLDDAQLRTLEERLTYLRELEARRVAILDSIREQGKLDAALEAQIMAADTKGRLEDIYLPFKPKRRTKAEIAKEAGLEPLSELLLTQPQNDPQVVAAGFVNPEKQVADVAAALEGARAILVERFAEDADLIGRLREEMWTRALMISTVRKGKKLEGEKFKDYFDFNQSLHKLPSHRILALFRGEKEEILELQIQPEANVPEAGVPSAYELKIMQRFGITDQKRPGDRWLVETARWAWRTKIQVHLNIDLRMRLWTAAETEGVRVFASNLRDLLLAAPAGARVTMGLDPGYRSGVKTAIVDATGKVVATTTIYPHEPQRQWNEALATLGKLAVAHRVELIAIGNGTASRETDKLATELVKLLPDLKMSKIVVSEAGASVYSASAFASEELPELDVTLRGAVSIARRLQDPLAELVKIDPKAIGVGQYQHDLGEAKLARSLDAVVEDCVNAVGVDANTASAPLLARVSGIGAGLAQSIVQHRDANGPFKSRKELKHVPRLGPKAFEQCAGFLRINNGEDPLDSSGVHPEAYPVVRRILAATKSDIKALIGNADVVRQLKPQAFVDETFGLPTVTDILRELEKPGRDPRPAFKAAVFKEGVEEIKDLKRGMILEGTVTNVAAFGAFVDIGVHQDGLVHISAMSKNFIKDPREVVKPGDIVKVKVLEVEVARKRIALTLRLDDEIGDKGPKLSDSKMREYSKASMTSSSPRKPQEPGGALAEALRRAAEKNGRGKAG; encoded by the coding sequence GTGGCAAATATCAATCGACAAATTGCGCAAGAGCTTGGCGTTCGCGAGGAGCAGATCGCGGCAACCGTCGAGCTGCTGGATGGCGGCGCCACGGTGCCGTTCGTGGCACGCTATCGCAAGGAAGTCACCGGCGGGCTCGATGACGCGCAATTGCGCACGCTGGAAGAGCGCCTGACTTATTTGCGCGAGCTCGAAGCGCGCCGGGTCGCGATCCTTGATTCGATCCGCGAGCAGGGCAAGCTCGACGCCGCGCTGGAAGCACAGATTATGGCAGCCGATACCAAGGGCCGCCTGGAAGACATCTATTTGCCGTTCAAGCCGAAGCGCCGCACCAAAGCGGAGATTGCCAAGGAAGCCGGGCTCGAGCCGTTGTCCGAGCTGTTGCTGACGCAACCGCAGAACGATCCGCAGGTTGTGGCGGCGGGTTTCGTCAACCCCGAAAAGCAGGTGGCAGACGTCGCCGCTGCGCTTGAGGGGGCGCGCGCGATTCTGGTGGAGCGATTCGCCGAGGACGCCGACCTGATCGGACGGCTGCGGGAGGAGATGTGGACCCGTGCGCTGATGATCTCCACGGTGCGCAAGGGCAAGAAGCTCGAAGGCGAGAAGTTCAAGGACTATTTCGATTTCAACCAATCGCTACACAAGTTGCCTTCACACCGCATTCTCGCGTTGTTCCGCGGCGAGAAGGAAGAAATTCTGGAGCTGCAGATCCAGCCCGAGGCGAATGTGCCCGAGGCCGGCGTCCCCAGCGCTTATGAACTGAAGATCATGCAGCGCTTTGGCATCACTGATCAGAAACGCCCGGGCGACCGTTGGCTGGTGGAGACCGCGCGCTGGGCCTGGCGCACCAAGATCCAGGTGCATCTCAACATCGACCTGCGGATGCGGTTGTGGACGGCGGCCGAGACCGAGGGCGTGCGGGTGTTCGCCTCGAATTTGCGCGACCTGCTGCTGGCGGCGCCGGCCGGCGCCCGCGTCACCATGGGGCTCGATCCCGGCTATCGCTCCGGCGTCAAGACCGCGATCGTCGATGCGACGGGCAAGGTGGTGGCGACCACTACGATCTATCCGCATGAGCCGCAGCGGCAATGGAATGAAGCGTTGGCGACGCTCGGTAAGCTCGCGGTCGCGCATCGCGTCGAGCTGATCGCGATTGGCAACGGAACGGCTTCGCGCGAGACCGACAAACTGGCGACCGAGCTCGTCAAGCTGCTGCCCGATCTGAAGATGTCGAAGATCGTGGTGTCGGAGGCCGGCGCATCGGTCTACTCCGCCTCGGCGTTTGCGTCGGAAGAGCTGCCGGAGCTCGACGTCACCTTGCGCGGCGCGGTGTCGATCGCGCGGCGTCTGCAGGACCCGCTTGCCGAACTCGTCAAGATCGATCCGAAGGCGATCGGCGTCGGCCAGTACCAGCACGATCTCGGCGAGGCCAAGCTGGCGCGTTCGCTCGATGCTGTGGTCGAAGATTGCGTTAATGCCGTCGGCGTCGATGCCAATACCGCTTCCGCGCCGCTGCTGGCGCGGGTGTCGGGAATCGGGGCAGGGCTCGCGCAAAGCATCGTGCAGCATCGCGATGCCAACGGGCCGTTCAAGTCTCGGAAGGAGCTGAAGCATGTGCCGCGGCTGGGGCCGAAGGCGTTCGAGCAATGCGCCGGCTTCCTGCGGATCAACAATGGCGAAGACCCGCTGGATTCCTCCGGCGTACATCCCGAAGCCTATCCGGTCGTGCGCCGGATTCTTGCCGCGACCAAGAGCGACATCAAGGCGCTGATCGGCAATGCCGATGTCGTGCGCCAGTTGAAGCCACAGGCCTTTGTCGACGAAACCTTTGGTCTTCCCACGGTGACCGACATCCTGCGGGAGCTGGAAAAGCCCGGCCGTGACCCGCGTCCGGCATTCAAGGCCGCGGTGTTCAAGGAGGGCGTCGAGGAGATCAAGGATCTCAAGCGCGGCATGATCCTGGAAGGCACCGTCACCAACGTGGCGGCGTTCGGCGCCTTCGTCGATATCGGCGTGCATCAGGACGGCCTGGTGCACATCTCGGCGATGTCTAAGAACTTCATCAAGGATCCGCGCGAGGTGGTGAAGCCGGGCGACATCGTCAAGGTCAAGGTGCTGGAGGTCGAGGTGGCTCGCAAGCGCATCGCGCTGACGCTGCGGCTCGACGACGAAATCGGCGACAAGGGCCCCAAGCTGTCGGACAGCAAGATGCGTGAGTACTCCAAGGCGTCGATGACGTCGTCGTCGCCGCGCAAGCCGCAGGAGCCGGGCGGTGCCCTCGCCGAGGCGCTCCGCCGCGCCGCCGAAAAGAACGGGCGGGGCAAAGCGGGGTAG
- a CDS encoding Hsp70 family protein, whose protein sequence is MSICGLDFGTSNTTLGTIDGRAPVLVALEAAHTTIPSAIFYEADGGVLIGRRAMEAYVEGTAGRLMRSLKSVLGTSLIEETTRLGRARISFRDVIAYYLGAIKRRAEQATGRQLRSVVHGRPVHFVDNAPDADRKAEETLRSIAHGIGFDEVTFQFEPIAAALEYERQITSEELALIADIGGGTSDFSIVRLGPERHDKADRAADILANDGVRIGGTDFDRQLSLGVVMPLFGFRSARKRAGLDVPSSYFHDLATWSNINHMYEPRVMADIRQVRQEAAEPVLLDRLIRVVHEQRGHTLAMEVEDAKIALSEKRRADIPLEWVARGLSADIGRPDLVSHTKQLADRIAARIRNCLVQAGLAAEDIDSVFLTGGSVKLAHVHKAITQAVPSARIVKGDIFGAVGKGLTLEAVRRYGPAN, encoded by the coding sequence ATGTCGATCTGCGGCCTTGATTTCGGAACGTCGAACACGACGCTCGGCACCATCGATGGTCGGGCGCCGGTTCTGGTGGCGCTGGAGGCGGCGCATACCACGATTCCCAGTGCGATCTTCTATGAGGCGGATGGCGGCGTTCTAATCGGCCGCAGGGCCATGGAAGCCTACGTCGAAGGCACCGCCGGCCGCCTGATGCGCAGCCTGAAATCGGTGCTTGGCACCTCGCTGATCGAGGAAACCACCCGGCTCGGACGTGCGCGGATCAGCTTTCGCGATGTGATTGCCTATTACCTCGGCGCGATCAAACGTCGCGCGGAACAGGCCACGGGCCGCCAACTGCGGAGTGTTGTCCATGGCCGTCCAGTGCATTTCGTAGACAATGCGCCGGACGCCGATCGCAAGGCGGAGGAAACCCTGCGATCGATTGCGCATGGGATCGGTTTCGACGAGGTCACGTTTCAGTTCGAACCGATTGCCGCAGCACTGGAGTATGAACGGCAAATCACCTCCGAGGAACTGGCATTGATCGCCGACATCGGCGGCGGCACATCCGACTTTTCGATCGTGCGGCTGGGTCCCGAACGCCACGACAAGGCGGATCGCGCCGCCGATATTCTCGCCAATGACGGCGTCCGCATCGGCGGCACCGATTTCGACCGTCAGCTCAGCCTCGGCGTAGTCATGCCGCTGTTCGGATTCCGCAGCGCCAGGAAGCGCGCCGGGCTTGATGTGCCGTCGAGCTATTTCCACGACCTCGCCACCTGGTCGAACATCAACCACATGTATGAGCCGCGCGTAATGGCGGACATCCGCCAAGTCCGGCAGGAGGCGGCCGAGCCGGTACTTCTCGACCGGCTGATCCGCGTGGTCCACGAGCAGCGCGGCCATACGCTGGCCATGGAAGTCGAAGATGCCAAGATCGCGCTGTCCGAGAAGCGGCGGGCGGACATTCCGCTGGAGTGGGTTGCCCGCGGTCTCAGCGCAGATATTGGCCGCCCCGACCTCGTCAGCCATACCAAGCAATTGGCCGATCGCATCGCGGCGCGCATCAGGAACTGCCTCGTTCAGGCGGGACTGGCCGCTGAAGATATCGACTCCGTGTTCCTGACCGGCGGCTCGGTAAAACTCGCCCACGTCCACAAGGCGATCACCCAGGCTGTGCCCTCAGCCCGCATCGTCAAAGGCGATATCTTCGGCGCCGTCGGCAAGGGACTGACGCTGGAGGCGGTGCGGCGATACGGCCCTGCGAATTGA
- a CDS encoding carboxymuconolactone decarboxylase family protein, giving the protein MARIEYSDPAKHNDRTRELLGKNRNANIFRMMAHSPSYLEQYCRLGGAIRHKGELDPILRELAITRTGILCEAPYEIVAHKRIGKNVGVSDEQNEALENWEGATCFNDVQRAALAFTDEIVKRHKPTDATFNAIAAKLTPAALVELQLSVGFYIMTSKFLETFAIDMQPVTEVVG; this is encoded by the coding sequence ATGGCCCGCATCGAATACAGCGATCCTGCCAAGCACAATGATCGCACCCGCGAACTGCTCGGCAAAAACCGCAATGCGAACATCTTCCGGATGATGGCACACTCGCCGAGCTATCTCGAACAATACTGCCGGCTGGGCGGTGCGATCAGGCACAAGGGCGAGCTGGACCCGATCCTGCGCGAGCTCGCCATCACACGCACCGGCATCCTCTGCGAGGCGCCTTACGAGATCGTCGCCCATAAGCGAATTGGGAAGAACGTCGGCGTGAGCGACGAACAGAACGAGGCGCTGGAGAATTGGGAGGGGGCGACCTGCTTCAATGACGTGCAGCGCGCCGCGCTGGCCTTCACCGACGAGATCGTCAAGCGTCACAAACCGACCGATGCGACCTTCAACGCGATTGCCGCCAAGCTGACCCCGGCCGCACTGGTCGAACTGCAGCTCTCGGTCGGCTTCTACATCATGACGTCAAAGTTTCTGGAAACCTTTGCCATCGACATGCAGCCGGTGACGGAAGTGGTTGGCTGA
- a CDS encoding CaiB/BaiF CoA transferase family protein, protein MGPLAGIKVIDMTTVLMGPYATQMLGDYGADVIKVESLDGDVTRQIGPTRHPGMGPVFLNTNRNKRSICLDLKKPAGRDAVLRLIKSADVLVYNVRPQAMARLNLGYDVVAKINPRLIYAGVFGFGQDGPYAAKPAYDDLIQGATALPALMAQTADGVPRYVPNALVDRIVGLTAVGAICASLVDRNRTGRGQRVDIPMFETMAGFVMGDHMGGLTYEPPLDKGGYARHLSPDRRPYKTSDGYICVIVYNDKQWQNFFDATGRDDLRVHPKFSTFAGRAANIDAVYAELARILETKTTAEWSAILEKADVPVMPMHDLESLLGDPHIVATDFFPVVDHPTEGRIRNMRPSARFSETPVEAKRLAPRLSEHSAEILSEAGFSADEIAALVRDGVTKAVPNT, encoded by the coding sequence ATGGGTCCATTGGCGGGCATCAAGGTCATCGATATGACGACCGTGCTGATGGGGCCCTATGCAACCCAAATGCTCGGCGATTACGGCGCCGACGTCATCAAGGTGGAATCGCTCGATGGCGACGTGACGCGGCAGATCGGGCCAACCCGCCATCCCGGCATGGGGCCGGTGTTCCTCAACACCAACCGCAACAAGCGCTCCATCTGCCTCGATCTGAAGAAGCCAGCCGGGCGTGACGCGGTGCTGCGGCTGATCAAATCCGCCGACGTGCTCGTCTACAATGTGCGGCCGCAGGCGATGGCGCGGCTGAATCTCGGTTACGACGTGGTCGCGAAAATCAATCCGCGCCTGATCTATGCCGGTGTGTTCGGCTTCGGCCAGGACGGCCCCTACGCGGCAAAGCCCGCCTATGACGATCTGATCCAGGGCGCGACTGCGCTGCCGGCGCTGATGGCGCAGACCGCAGACGGTGTGCCGCGCTACGTGCCCAATGCGCTGGTTGACCGTATCGTCGGGCTCACCGCGGTCGGCGCTATTTGCGCCAGTCTCGTCGATCGTAACCGTACCGGGCGCGGCCAGCGCGTCGATATTCCGATGTTCGAAACCATGGCCGGTTTCGTGATGGGCGACCACATGGGCGGGCTCACCTATGAGCCGCCGCTCGACAAGGGCGGCTATGCCCGGCACCTGTCACCAGACCGTCGGCCTTACAAGACCTCCGACGGCTATATCTGCGTCATCGTCTACAACGACAAGCAGTGGCAGAATTTTTTCGATGCCACCGGGCGCGACGACCTTCGCGTCCATCCGAAATTTTCGACCTTCGCCGGCCGCGCCGCCAACATCGATGCCGTCTATGCCGAGCTGGCGCGCATCCTCGAGACCAAAACCACCGCCGAATGGTCCGCGATCCTGGAGAAGGCCGACGTGCCGGTCATGCCGATGCATGATCTCGAGAGCCTGCTCGGCGATCCCCACATCGTCGCGACCGATTTCTTCCCGGTTGTCGATCATCCGACCGAGGGCCGCATTCGCAACATGAGGCCATCGGCGCGATTTTCCGAAACGCCGGTTGAGGCGAAGCGGCTGGCGCCGCGCCTCAGCGAGCACAGCGCTGAAATCCTCAGCGAAGCGGGGTTCTCGGCGGACGAAATTGCCGCTTTGGTACGCGATGGCGTCACCAAGGCCGTGCCAAACACATAG